Proteins encoded within one genomic window of Triticum aestivum cultivar Chinese Spring chromosome 2D, IWGSC CS RefSeq v2.1, whole genome shotgun sequence:
- the LOC123050876 gene encoding NAC domain-containing protein 71-like encodes MACVTVPAATAEMERAFALPPGYRFHPTDHELVNWFLKRKLLGLPIDLDFIPVVDVYRFEPDQLPDKSFSPSTGDPGAKVEWYFFAPRVRKYPTGLRMERATLKGFWKSTGKDRPVIHNGIVVGMKKTLVFHIGKAPRGTRTNWVMHEYRLHPDHRIHDTYVLCRIFNKNTMTQSPDLLSGVDMDEEGMHLVANNADMDNEGFQPMSGGANASKEAIHPVFHNANTDKEGINPVSGNIVGDMEGIYPMPGDIFADMAGVHPMFGGAVPHNEETDPMSDSVVRDMEGIHPMSDSFIPDMEGIHPVFGGAVPHNEETDPMSAGVYTDVDFSWMQLVPDDICCPNIELDKDDSCTQLINDYMW; translated from the exons ATGGCGTGCGTGACAGTTCCGGCGGCCACGGCGGAGATGGAGCGCGCCTTTGCTCTACCCCCGGGGTATCGGTTCCACCCCACGGACCATGAGCTGGTGAATTGGTTCCTCAAGCGCAAGCTCCTCGGCCTCCCCATCGACCTCGACTTCATCCCGGTGGTGGACGTCTACAGGTTCGAGCCGGACCAACTACCAG ACAAATCATTCTCACCGAGCACAGGCGACCCAGGGGCTAAAGTTGAGTGGTACTTTTTTGCGCCGAGGGTTCGAAAGTACCCAACCGGCCTTCGCATGGAGCGGGCGACGCTAAAAGGGTTTTGGAAGTCTACGGGGAAGGACCGTCCAGTCATCCACAACGGCATCGTAGTCGGCATGAAGAAGACGCTTGTGTTTCATATCGGCAAAGCACCTAGGGGCACACGGACCAACTGGGTCATGCACGAGTACCGCCTCCATCCCGATCACCGTATCCAT GACACCTACGTGCTATGTCGGATCTTCAACAAGAACACCATGACCCAATCACCAGACCTGCTCAGTGGCGTCGACATGGATGAGGAAGGGATGCATTTGGTGGCCAACAACGCCGACATGGACAACGAAGGGTTCCAGCCGATGTCCGGCGGTGCCAATGCCAGCAAGGAAGCAATCCACCCCGTGTTCCACAACGCCAACACGGACAAGGAAGGGATCAATCCTGTGTCAGGTAACATCGTCGGGGACATGGAAGGGATCTATCCCATGCCAGGCGACATCTTTGCGGACATGGCAGGGGTACATCCCATGTTCGGCGGCGCCGTCCCACACAACGAAGAGACCGATCCAATGTCAGATAGCGTCGTCAGGGACATGGAAGGGATCCATCCTATGTCAGATAGCTTCATCCCGGACATGGAAGGGATACATCCCGTGTTCGGCGGCGCCGTCCCACACAACGAAGAGACCGATCCCATGTCAGCAGGTGTTTACACGGATGTGGATTTTTCCTGGATGCAGCTTGTGCCTGACGACATTTGCTGCCCCAACATTGAACTAGATAAGGATGACTCCTGTACGCAGCTCATCAACGACTACATGTGGTAA